One genomic segment of Syngnathus typhle isolate RoL2023-S1 ecotype Sweden linkage group LG8, RoL_Styp_1.0, whole genome shotgun sequence includes these proteins:
- the LOC133158147 gene encoding kinesin-like protein KIF20B isoform X2 produces MTESCQLEWGLMEDQGSLWAESSSSSSDSPLTQPSSSEERKHVKVYLRIRPSTAAEAQKGESQDCVWAEPPGTVLLIPPGSSQAGHLGAEKSDKPFLRSAQRFHFSQVYGPDTTQEELFQGSVKDLVRDVLQGGDVLLFSYGVTNAGKTFTFLGPDGDAGILPRSLDALFGCMQGKLSGGMGLKPHRCREFIRLSEEQRAQEAAFKSALLQPSRESNEAGGGMRSSGCPMLLQGLSQRPDLQTEANGKFCVWVSFCEIYNEKIHDLLEAMPGGAAKRTPLRLSQDIMGNAFVKDLRWLQVDNADEAYQVIKLGKRSQSFASTGMNRLSSRSHSIFSIRVLRIKDTRVVAVSELCLCDLAGSERCAKTGNHGERLKEAGNINASLLILGKCVSALRHNGRARLQQQHVPFRESKLTHLLQAFFCGRGKVCMMVNVNRCASAYDETLRVLEFSALAQKVVLLPSGTTPVPPRNPHLGSSAGKTLIGQERGPQDTQEEQEDDNDGDEKMSVDEDTVCENEGEDLEELDDEVIGNQMTQQQVALVRRLQMALKQERADSVLVEARVREEVCQEFSQIYADMQKDFTERLARETQLLEERAEKRLEIFKRMTTQMAACREAREPHREVLTLVSPSPRAEDIPVSDGLQPCGLCSGSMKAGESDSSEKESRLAAELQCRAQLQLEEPASQLRARAVRVREEELQMEDPPNASQTERKLREQAVQTEALSDDGRAFSRCLLQEAEQRPELLAVAQETIEQKDAELHERALQITELRELVEQDSGKAESLAADLHRKEENVCELREKLADYKTQVQRVHTDISTLKEDERLLRLKLADADKVKKQLQSDLAVRDRTIQRLEAERPAEKTLTETLRLYREARQELEGKRQLVKHMRSAMLEQDETQEEMEHLLDEKLHLIRELDSEVARVKETARQQIGADASGPQQGDANTRQLLEAKHLTERQKWQEDKMALIGQIKEAEDKRNQEIKKFAEDRERRLARQAELEAELRAKDQEMESWRQERDTLVAALEAQLNQLLAGLGDKDRITRRLGDNGMPLPPETGGGTAGVKEDSEYVGGRPDDADAQVFAYTIAALTSAVEPQNDSSHVVKGSSGCRRSGCPSLLESSQISTENGHASRFPPPQMEISFSPLRPDRMALRRRGHPETVTVKITRSSRKRKSADVDKVSHLPASTGTHSVPGHKEATLRKIGDFLQRSPTLIGSKAKKMMGLTSASKSKRKPLGAVISSPKDVPPHPMVSHSMVVAEDKRGRHLAVKRQLCSTIGQ; encoded by the exons ATGACGGAGTCATGTCAACTTGAGTGGGGCCTTATGGAAGACCAAGgcagtttatgggcagaaagcagcagcagcagcagtgacTCACCGCTGACTCAG CCCAGCAGCTCAGAAGAGAGAAAACATGTGAAGGTCTACCTCCGCATCCGCCCTTCAACGGCGGCTGAGGCCCAGAAGGGAGAGTCACAG GACTGCGTGTGGGCGGAGCCTCCGGGCACGGTCCTGCTGATTCCTCCCGGCTCCTCGCAGGCAGGTCACCTTGGCGCCGAGAAATCGGACAAACCCTTCCTGCGCAGCGCTCAGCGCTTCCACTTCTCTCAG GTGTACGGTCCAGACACCACACAGGAAGAGTTATTCCAAGGATCAGTCAAGGATCTGGTCCGAGATGTTCTCCAGGGAGGCGATGTCCTGCTCTTCTCTTACGGGGTCACCAATGCTGGCAAAACCTTCACGTTTTTGG GTCCGGACGGCGATGCCGGCATCTTGCCCAGATCCCTGGACGCCCTCTTCGGCTGCATGCAGGGCAAGCTCTCGGGCGGGATGGGTCTCAAGCCTCATCGCTGCAGAGAATTCATCAGGCTGAGCGAGGAGCAGCGGGCCCAAGAGGCCGCCTTCAAGAGCGCCCTGCTGCAACCCTCCAGAGAG AGCAATGAGGCCGGTGGTGGCATGCGGAGCTCCGGTTGCCCCATGCTCCTTCAAG GCTTGTCACAGCGGCCAGACCTCCAAACGGAAGCCAATGGCAAGTTCTGCGTTTGGGTCTCCTTCTGCGAGATCTACAATGAGAAGATCCACGACCTCCTGGAGGCGATGCCCGGTGGAGCGGCCAAGAGGACACCCCTGCGCTTGTCTCAGGACATCATGGGCAATGCCTTCGTCAAAG ACCTGCGCTGGTTGCAGGTGGACAATGCAGACGAGGCCTACCAAGTCATCAAGCTGGGCAAGAGGAGCCAAAGCTTCGCTTCCACCGGGATGAACCGGCTCTCAAGCAGGAG tcaCAGCATCTTCTCCATCCGTGTTCTAAGGATAAAAGACACCAGAGTGGTGGCCGTCAGCGA GCTGTGCCTGTGCGACCTGGCCGGCTCAGAGCGCTGCGCCAAGACCGGCAACCACGGCGAGCGGCTCAAGGAGGCCGGGAACATCAACGCCTCGCTGCTCATCCTGGGGAAGTGTGTCAGCGCTCTCAGACACAACGGGCGCGCCAG GCTCCAGCAGCAGCATGTGCCCTTCCGTGAGAGCAAGCTGACGCACTTGCTCCAGGCCTTCTTCTGCGGCCGAGGCAAAGTCTGCATGATGGTCAACGTCAACCGGTGCGCCTCGGCCTACGATGAGACGCTACGAGTGCTCGAGTTCTCCGCCCTGGCGCAGAAG GTGGTGCTTCTGCCCAGCGGGACTACTCCCGTCCCGCCCCGCAATCCCCACCTGGGCTCAAGTGCTGGCAAAACTCTGATTGGCCAAGAAAGAGGCCCGCAGGACACGCAG GAGGAGCAAGAGGATGATAATGATGGCGACGAAAAGATGTCAGTGGATGAGGACACTGTGTGTGAAAATGAGGGTGAGGACCTTGAAGAACTTGACGACGAGGTCATCGGCAATCAAATGACACAGCAG CAGGTGGCGCTGGTAAGACGTCTTCAGATGGCGCTGAAGCAGGAGCGAGCTGACAGCGTGCTGGTGGAAGCTCGTGTTAGAGAGGAGGTTTGCCAGGAGTTCAGCCAGATCTATGCTGACATGCAGAAAGACTTCAC GGAGCGGCTGGCCAGAGAGACGCAACTCCTCGAGGAGCGAGCGGAGAAACGTCTGGAGATCTTCAAGCGCATGACCACCCAGATGGCTGCCTGCAGAGAAGCCAGGGAGCCACACAGAGAG GTCTTAACTTTGGTGTCACCCTCGCCCAGGGCGGAAGACATCCCTGTGTCAGACGGGCTCCAACCTTGCGGGCTCTGCAGCGGCTCGATGAAAGCAG GTGAGAGCGACTCATCAGAAAAGGAGAGCAGGCTTGCTGCTGAGCTTCAGTGTCGAGCTCAGCTTCAGCTGGAAGAGCCAGCGAGCCAGCTACGGGCACGGGCCGTGCGCGTTCGGGAGGAGGAG CTCCAAATGGAGGACCCGCCCAACGCGAGCCAGACGGAGAGAAAGTTGCGGGAACAGGCAGTGCAGACGGAGGCTTTGTCAGACGACGGCCGAGCGTTCAGCCGGTGTCTGCTTCAGGAGGCCGAGCAGCGCCCAGAGTTGTTGGCCGTGGCGCAAGAGACCATCGAGCAGAAGGACGCCGAGCTGCATGAGAGAGCCCTCCAGATCACAGA ACTGAGGGAACTGGTTGAACAGGACTCGGGCAAAGCAGAGAGTCTAGCCGCAGATCTGCACAGGAAGGAAGAAAACGTTTGTGAGCTCAGAGAGAAGCTGGCCGACTACAAGACGCAGGTCCAGCGGGTGCACACAGAC ATCTCCACCTTGAAGGAGGATGAGAGGCTCTTGAGACTCAAGCTGGCAGATGCGGACAAGGTGAAGAAGCAGCTTCAGTCGGACCTCGCCGTCAGAGACAGAACCATCCAACGACTGGAGGCG GAGCGGCCGGCAGAGAAGACGCTTACCGAGACACTGCGGCTCTACCGCGAAGCTCGTCAAG AGCTGGAGGGTAAGCGGCAGTTGGTGAAGCACATGCGCTCGGCAATGCTAGAGCAGGACGAGACACAGGAGGAGATGGAGCACCTCCTGGACGAGAAGCTCCACCTCATCAGGGAGCTTGACAGCG AGGTGGCCCGAGTGAAAGAGACGGCGAGGCAGCAAATTGGCGCCGACGCCTCGGGGCCTCAACAAGGAGACGCCAACACTCGTCAG CTGTTGGAGGCCAAGCACCTGACAGAACGGCAAAAGTGGCAGGAGGACAAGATGGCTCTGATTGGTCAGATCAAGGAGGCCGAGGACAAGCGCAATCAGGAAATTAAGAAGTTTGCAGAGGACCGAGAGCGGCGCCTGGCCCGGCAGGCCGAGCTG GAGGCAGAGCTGCGTGCCAAGGATCAGGAAATGGAGAGCTGGAGGCAGGAGAGAGACACGCTGGTGGCCGCCCTGGAAGCGCAACTCAACCAGCTTCTTGCTGGTCTGGGCGACAAAGACCGAATCACCCGACGGCTTGGCGACAATGGCATGCCGTTGCCACCCGAG ACGGGCGGTGGCACGGCGGGGGTGAAAGAGGACAGCGAGTACGTCGGGGGGCGACCAGACGACGCTGACGCTCAGGTCTTCGCATACACTATAGCCGCGCTGACGAGTGCCGTTGAGCCCCAAAATGACTCTAGTCACGTGGTCAAG GGCTCGTCGGGGTGCCGCCGCTCGGGATGCCCGTCGCTGCTGGAATCCTCCCAAATCTCCACGGAGAACGGGCACGCGAGCCGCTTCCCGCCGCCCCAAATGGAGATTTCCTTCAGCCCGCTGCGGCCCGACCGCATGGCACTCCGGCGCCGGGGCCACCCCGAAACCGTCACCGTCAAGATCACTCGCTCGAGCCGCAAAAGGAAGAGCGCCGACGTGGACAAG GTGTCCCATCTGCCCGCGTCTACCGGGACCCACAGCGTCCCCGGTCACAAAGAGGCCACGCTGCGGAAGATCGGAGATTTCCTTCAGAGGTCGCCCACCCTCATAGGGTCCAAAG CCAAGAAGATGATGGGCCTCACGAGCGCCTCCAAGAGCAAAAGGAAGCCATTGGGCGCTGTCATCTCCTCGCCCAAGGATGTGCCCCCCCACCCG ATGGTCAGCCACAGCATGGTCGTTGCCGAGGACAAACGGGGCCGTCATCTCGCCGTCAAAAGACAACTTTGCTCCACAATTGGCCAATGA
- the LOC133158147 gene encoding kinesin-like protein KIF20B isoform X1, whose translation MTESCQLEWGLMEDQGSLWAESSSSSSDSPLTQPSSSEERKHVKVYLRIRPSTAAEAQKGESQDCVWAEPPGTVLLIPPGSSQAGHLGAEKSDKPFLRSAQRFHFSQVYGPDTTQEELFQGSVKDLVRDVLQGGDVLLFSYGVTNAGKTFTFLGPDGDAGILPRSLDALFGCMQGKLSGGMGLKPHRCREFIRLSEEQRAQEAAFKSALLQPSRESNEAGGGMRSSGCPMLLQGLSQRPDLQTEANGKFCVWVSFCEIYNEKIHDLLEAMPGGAAKRTPLRLSQDIMGNAFVKDLRWLQVDNADEAYQVIKLGKRSQSFASTGMNRLSSRSHSIFSIRVLRIKDTRVVAVSELCLCDLAGSERCAKTGNHGERLKEAGNINASLLILGKCVSALRHNGRARLQQQHVPFRESKLTHLLQAFFCGRGKVCMMVNVNRCASAYDETLRVLEFSALAQKVVLLPSGTTPVPPRNPHLGSSAGKTLIGQERGPQDTQEEQEDDNDGDEKMSVDEDTVCENEGEDLEELDDEVIGNQMTQQQVALVRRLQMALKQERADSVLVEARVREEVCQEFSQIYADMQKDFTERLARETQLLEERAEKRLEIFKRMTTQMAACREAREPHREVLTLVSPSPRAEDIPVSDGLQPCGLCSGSMKAGESDSSEKESRLAAELQCRAQLQLEEPASQLRARAVRVREEELQMEDPPNASQTERKLREQAVQTEALSDDGRAFSRCLLQEAEQRPELLAVAQETIEQKDAELHERALQITELRELVEQDSGKAESLAADLHRKEENVCELREKLADYKTQVQRVHTDISTLKEDERLLRLKLADADKVKKQLQSDLAVRDRTIQRLEAERPAEKTLTETLRLYREARQELEGKRQLVKHMRSAMLEQDETQEEMEHLLDEKLHLIRELDSEVARVKETARQQIGADASGPQQGDANTRQLLEAKHLTERQKWQEDKMALIGQIKEAEDKRNQEIKKFAEDRERRLARQAELEAELRAKDQEMESWRQERDTLVAALEAQLNQLLAGLGDKDRITRRLGDNGMPLPPETGGGTAGVKEDSEYVGGRPDDADAQVFAYTIAALTSAVEPQNDSSHVVKGSSGCRRSGCPSLLESSQISTENGHASRFPPPQMEISFSPLRPDRMALRRRGHPETVTVKITRSSRKRKSADVDKDEVEVENRRNTKVMPTLSEHQEEVSHLPASTGTHSVPGHKEATLRKIGDFLQRSPTLIGSKAKKMMGLTSASKSKRKPLGAVISSPKDVPPHPMVSHSMVVAEDKRGRHLAVKRQLCSTIGQ comes from the exons ATGACGGAGTCATGTCAACTTGAGTGGGGCCTTATGGAAGACCAAGgcagtttatgggcagaaagcagcagcagcagcagtgacTCACCGCTGACTCAG CCCAGCAGCTCAGAAGAGAGAAAACATGTGAAGGTCTACCTCCGCATCCGCCCTTCAACGGCGGCTGAGGCCCAGAAGGGAGAGTCACAG GACTGCGTGTGGGCGGAGCCTCCGGGCACGGTCCTGCTGATTCCTCCCGGCTCCTCGCAGGCAGGTCACCTTGGCGCCGAGAAATCGGACAAACCCTTCCTGCGCAGCGCTCAGCGCTTCCACTTCTCTCAG GTGTACGGTCCAGACACCACACAGGAAGAGTTATTCCAAGGATCAGTCAAGGATCTGGTCCGAGATGTTCTCCAGGGAGGCGATGTCCTGCTCTTCTCTTACGGGGTCACCAATGCTGGCAAAACCTTCACGTTTTTGG GTCCGGACGGCGATGCCGGCATCTTGCCCAGATCCCTGGACGCCCTCTTCGGCTGCATGCAGGGCAAGCTCTCGGGCGGGATGGGTCTCAAGCCTCATCGCTGCAGAGAATTCATCAGGCTGAGCGAGGAGCAGCGGGCCCAAGAGGCCGCCTTCAAGAGCGCCCTGCTGCAACCCTCCAGAGAG AGCAATGAGGCCGGTGGTGGCATGCGGAGCTCCGGTTGCCCCATGCTCCTTCAAG GCTTGTCACAGCGGCCAGACCTCCAAACGGAAGCCAATGGCAAGTTCTGCGTTTGGGTCTCCTTCTGCGAGATCTACAATGAGAAGATCCACGACCTCCTGGAGGCGATGCCCGGTGGAGCGGCCAAGAGGACACCCCTGCGCTTGTCTCAGGACATCATGGGCAATGCCTTCGTCAAAG ACCTGCGCTGGTTGCAGGTGGACAATGCAGACGAGGCCTACCAAGTCATCAAGCTGGGCAAGAGGAGCCAAAGCTTCGCTTCCACCGGGATGAACCGGCTCTCAAGCAGGAG tcaCAGCATCTTCTCCATCCGTGTTCTAAGGATAAAAGACACCAGAGTGGTGGCCGTCAGCGA GCTGTGCCTGTGCGACCTGGCCGGCTCAGAGCGCTGCGCCAAGACCGGCAACCACGGCGAGCGGCTCAAGGAGGCCGGGAACATCAACGCCTCGCTGCTCATCCTGGGGAAGTGTGTCAGCGCTCTCAGACACAACGGGCGCGCCAG GCTCCAGCAGCAGCATGTGCCCTTCCGTGAGAGCAAGCTGACGCACTTGCTCCAGGCCTTCTTCTGCGGCCGAGGCAAAGTCTGCATGATGGTCAACGTCAACCGGTGCGCCTCGGCCTACGATGAGACGCTACGAGTGCTCGAGTTCTCCGCCCTGGCGCAGAAG GTGGTGCTTCTGCCCAGCGGGACTACTCCCGTCCCGCCCCGCAATCCCCACCTGGGCTCAAGTGCTGGCAAAACTCTGATTGGCCAAGAAAGAGGCCCGCAGGACACGCAG GAGGAGCAAGAGGATGATAATGATGGCGACGAAAAGATGTCAGTGGATGAGGACACTGTGTGTGAAAATGAGGGTGAGGACCTTGAAGAACTTGACGACGAGGTCATCGGCAATCAAATGACACAGCAG CAGGTGGCGCTGGTAAGACGTCTTCAGATGGCGCTGAAGCAGGAGCGAGCTGACAGCGTGCTGGTGGAAGCTCGTGTTAGAGAGGAGGTTTGCCAGGAGTTCAGCCAGATCTATGCTGACATGCAGAAAGACTTCAC GGAGCGGCTGGCCAGAGAGACGCAACTCCTCGAGGAGCGAGCGGAGAAACGTCTGGAGATCTTCAAGCGCATGACCACCCAGATGGCTGCCTGCAGAGAAGCCAGGGAGCCACACAGAGAG GTCTTAACTTTGGTGTCACCCTCGCCCAGGGCGGAAGACATCCCTGTGTCAGACGGGCTCCAACCTTGCGGGCTCTGCAGCGGCTCGATGAAAGCAG GTGAGAGCGACTCATCAGAAAAGGAGAGCAGGCTTGCTGCTGAGCTTCAGTGTCGAGCTCAGCTTCAGCTGGAAGAGCCAGCGAGCCAGCTACGGGCACGGGCCGTGCGCGTTCGGGAGGAGGAG CTCCAAATGGAGGACCCGCCCAACGCGAGCCAGACGGAGAGAAAGTTGCGGGAACAGGCAGTGCAGACGGAGGCTTTGTCAGACGACGGCCGAGCGTTCAGCCGGTGTCTGCTTCAGGAGGCCGAGCAGCGCCCAGAGTTGTTGGCCGTGGCGCAAGAGACCATCGAGCAGAAGGACGCCGAGCTGCATGAGAGAGCCCTCCAGATCACAGA ACTGAGGGAACTGGTTGAACAGGACTCGGGCAAAGCAGAGAGTCTAGCCGCAGATCTGCACAGGAAGGAAGAAAACGTTTGTGAGCTCAGAGAGAAGCTGGCCGACTACAAGACGCAGGTCCAGCGGGTGCACACAGAC ATCTCCACCTTGAAGGAGGATGAGAGGCTCTTGAGACTCAAGCTGGCAGATGCGGACAAGGTGAAGAAGCAGCTTCAGTCGGACCTCGCCGTCAGAGACAGAACCATCCAACGACTGGAGGCG GAGCGGCCGGCAGAGAAGACGCTTACCGAGACACTGCGGCTCTACCGCGAAGCTCGTCAAG AGCTGGAGGGTAAGCGGCAGTTGGTGAAGCACATGCGCTCGGCAATGCTAGAGCAGGACGAGACACAGGAGGAGATGGAGCACCTCCTGGACGAGAAGCTCCACCTCATCAGGGAGCTTGACAGCG AGGTGGCCCGAGTGAAAGAGACGGCGAGGCAGCAAATTGGCGCCGACGCCTCGGGGCCTCAACAAGGAGACGCCAACACTCGTCAG CTGTTGGAGGCCAAGCACCTGACAGAACGGCAAAAGTGGCAGGAGGACAAGATGGCTCTGATTGGTCAGATCAAGGAGGCCGAGGACAAGCGCAATCAGGAAATTAAGAAGTTTGCAGAGGACCGAGAGCGGCGCCTGGCCCGGCAGGCCGAGCTG GAGGCAGAGCTGCGTGCCAAGGATCAGGAAATGGAGAGCTGGAGGCAGGAGAGAGACACGCTGGTGGCCGCCCTGGAAGCGCAACTCAACCAGCTTCTTGCTGGTCTGGGCGACAAAGACCGAATCACCCGACGGCTTGGCGACAATGGCATGCCGTTGCCACCCGAG ACGGGCGGTGGCACGGCGGGGGTGAAAGAGGACAGCGAGTACGTCGGGGGGCGACCAGACGACGCTGACGCTCAGGTCTTCGCATACACTATAGCCGCGCTGACGAGTGCCGTTGAGCCCCAAAATGACTCTAGTCACGTGGTCAAG GGCTCGTCGGGGTGCCGCCGCTCGGGATGCCCGTCGCTGCTGGAATCCTCCCAAATCTCCACGGAGAACGGGCACGCGAGCCGCTTCCCGCCGCCCCAAATGGAGATTTCCTTCAGCCCGCTGCGGCCCGACCGCATGGCACTCCGGCGCCGGGGCCACCCCGAAACCGTCACCGTCAAGATCACTCGCTCGAGCCGCAAAAGGAAGAGCGCCGACGTGGACAAG GATGAAGTGGAGGTGGAGAATCGAAGGAACACTAAAGTGATGCCAACACTGAGTGAGCACCAAGAGGAG GTGTCCCATCTGCCCGCGTCTACCGGGACCCACAGCGTCCCCGGTCACAAAGAGGCCACGCTGCGGAAGATCGGAGATTTCCTTCAGAGGTCGCCCACCCTCATAGGGTCCAAAG CCAAGAAGATGATGGGCCTCACGAGCGCCTCCAAGAGCAAAAGGAAGCCATTGGGCGCTGTCATCTCCTCGCCCAAGGATGTGCCCCCCCACCCG ATGGTCAGCCACAGCATGGTCGTTGCCGAGGACAAACGGGGCCGTCATCTCGCCGTCAAAAGACAACTTTGCTCCACAATTGGCCAATGA